One region of Clostridiales bacterium genomic DNA includes:
- a CDS encoding DivIVA domain-containing protein translates to MTPQDIREKTFEKAMFGGYDMAAVQNYQEEVATELANAQKEVAVLKGKMKVLVDKIEEYRASEDAMRLAILSAQKVGKQIEDDAQARADKILGEAKNTSDRILGGLQHETANEEAKLLNAKTSCAKFLEDVRNLCMNQLEYLDKLSGSKTAAAQPAAQPASVSAAPAEPVSAPVEQPAQPEAPAVEQPAQAAHVSAAPVEAQPVETDDTAADSAADDATQLYHFLHNS, encoded by the coding sequence ATGACTCCTCAGGATATTCGGGAAAAAACGTTTGAAAAAGCGATGTTCGGCGGATACGACATGGCCGCCGTGCAGAACTATCAGGAAGAAGTGGCCACCGAGCTTGCCAACGCGCAGAAGGAAGTTGCCGTGCTCAAGGGCAAGATGAAGGTGCTGGTCGATAAGATAGAAGAGTACCGCGCCAGCGAAGACGCCATGCGTCTGGCCATACTGTCGGCCCAGAAGGTCGGCAAGCAGATAGAGGACGATGCCCAGGCCCGCGCCGACAAGATACTCGGCGAGGCCAAGAACACGTCCGACCGAATACTTGGCGGCCTCCAGCACGAAACCGCCAACGAGGAAGCCAAACTCCTCAACGCCAAAACGTCCTGCGCAAAATTTCTGGAAGATGTGCGTAATCTGTGCATGAATCAGCTCGAGTACCTGGATAAGCTCTCCGGGTCGAAAACCGCGGCTGCGCAGCCTGCTGCGCAGCCGGCGAGCGTGAGCGCAGCCCCGGCCGAGCCGGTGTCCGCGCCGGTCGAGCAGCCCGCGCAGCCGGAAGCCCCGGCCGTCGAGCAGCCTGCGCAAGCAGCCCACGTGTCCGCCGCCCCTGTGGAGGCGCAGCCGGTGGAGACCGACGACACCGCGGCCGACAGTGCAGCAGATGACGCCACGCAGCTTTATCACTTCCTGCATAACAGCTGA
- a CDS encoding cell division protein SepF — MGFLDELKKMTRPYDDDDEFFDDEDEAIPVAEEPAPARPAQARPAQARPAAARRPAPAPKRSAFVHDEPSESERPAPSYAPRGDSRAADKVVNLNNGGGQLKVVVAAPKQFEAASEIAEHLRDRRAVLLNLEKTDPAVARRLIDFLSGVAYAQDGKIRRVASATYIITPFNVDLMGDQLDDMESGEFHL, encoded by the coding sequence ATGGGATTTTTGGATGAACTGAAAAAAATGACCCGTCCGTATGATGACGACGACGAGTTTTTCGATGATGAGGATGAAGCAATTCCGGTCGCGGAAGAGCCCGCGCCGGCACGCCCGGCACAGGCCCGTCCGGCGCAGGCGCGTCCGGCTGCGGCCCGCCGCCCGGCGCCCGCACCGAAAAGGAGCGCCTTCGTGCACGACGAGCCGTCGGAATCGGAGCGCCCCGCGCCGAGCTATGCGCCGAGAGGCGACAGCCGCGCGGCCGACAAGGTCGTCAATCTCAACAACGGCGGCGGCCAGCTCAAGGTCGTGGTCGCTGCGCCGAAGCAGTTTGAGGCCGCGTCCGAGATCGCGGAGCATCTGCGCGATCGCCGCGCCGTGCTCCTCAACCTGGAAAAGACCGATCCGGCGGTCGCCCGCCGGCTGATCGACTTTCTGTCCGGCGTCGCCTACGCGCAGGACGGCAAGATCCGCCGCGTGGCCAGCGCGACGTATATCATCACGCCATTCAATGTCGACCTCATGGGCGACCAGCTCGACGATATGGAGTCGGGCGAGTTTCACCTGTAA
- a CDS encoding YggS family pyridoxal phosphate-dependent enzyme produces MSTIAENIAAIRARIDTAARTTGRTGADITLVAATKMNDAARVREAVAAGIDACGENRVQEMTEKLAQGAYTGAPLHFIGHLQTNKVRQVVGKVDLIQSVDSPELLAMIEKRAAGQGIVQDILLEVNIGGEAAKSGVAPAALPELLETAAGCAHIRVRGLMAIPPVAETSDGNHAYFAKMHELFVDIGRKKYDNVFMDFLSMGMSGDFEDAISAGANMVRVGSSIFGARDYSRH; encoded by the coding sequence ATGAGCACCATTGCCGAAAACATTGCCGCCATCCGCGCGCGCATCGACACCGCCGCCCGCACTACGGGCCGCACGGGCGCCGACATCACGCTCGTGGCCGCAACGAAGATGAACGACGCCGCGCGCGTGCGCGAGGCCGTCGCCGCCGGGATCGACGCCTGCGGCGAGAACCGCGTGCAGGAAATGACCGAAAAGCTCGCCCAGGGCGCCTACACCGGCGCGCCGCTGCACTTCATCGGCCACCTGCAAACGAACAAGGTCCGGCAGGTCGTGGGAAAGGTCGATCTCATCCAGTCGGTGGATTCGCCGGAGCTTCTGGCCATGATCGAAAAGCGCGCGGCCGGGCAGGGCATCGTGCAGGACATCCTGCTGGAAGTGAACATCGGCGGCGAGGCCGCCAAGAGCGGCGTGGCCCCCGCCGCCCTGCCGGAATTGCTGGAAACGGCCGCCGGCTGCGCGCATATTCGCGTCCGCGGCCTGATGGCGATCCCGCCCGTGGCAGAAACTTCCGACGGAAATCATGCATATTTTGCGAAAATGCATGAGCTTTTTGTTGACATCGGCAGAAAAAAATACGATAATGTTTTTATGGACTTTCTGTCCATGGGTATGAGCGGAGACTTTGAAGACGCCATTTCCGCCGGTGCGAACATGGTGCGCGTCGGCTCGTCGATTTTTGGCGCGCGGGATTATTCCCGGCACTGA